In Clostridium sp., one DNA window encodes the following:
- a CDS encoding Tn7-like element transposition protein TnsE, with translation MEETKVSNQAKIRKYVNKNSNSNRELTSEGNGSTRNSEEIDTSSIEHEYERLPQINKKKKGLRITRKVEDENTKKYILEDDHLRTTADAGGEEVIRGLEFKNVDKVEEKGELTEFIDILKLLQKRHNIKTVEVITGELPEGKKGKRFARLSDGVTRRRYAIGKVAMMDGRECSLIEAEREGRALSMLILKSQKLMNWKAIYSILLLGVVNESGKWSNGAIKEVEALEVQVIRNKHINKELYNKVIFIYKKL, from the coding sequence TTGGAGGAAACTAAAGTTAGCAATCAAGCAAAGATAAGAAAATATGTTAATAAGAACTCCAATTCAAACAGAGAATTAACCTCAGAAGGTAATGGGTCAACGAGAAATTCAGAAGAAATAGACACTTCATCAATAGAACATGAATATGAAAGACTTCCTCAAATAAATAAAAAGAAAAAAGGTCTTAGAATAACAAGAAAAGTTGAAGATGAAAATACCAAGAAATATATTTTAGAAGATGATCATTTAAGAACAACAGCAGATGCCGGTGGAGAAGAAGTAATTAGAGGATTAGAATTTAAGAATGTAGATAAAGTTGAAGAAAAAGGTGAATTGACAGAGTTTATTGATATTTTAAAGCTTTTACAAAAACGACATAACATAAAAACAGTTGAGGTAATTACGGGAGAACTCCCTGAGGGAAAAAAAGGCAAGAGATTTGCAAGACTTAGTGATGGAGTTACTAGGAGAAGGTATGCTATAGGGAAGGTTGCTATGATGGATGGTAGAGAATGCAGTTTGATTGAGGCTGAAAGGGAAGGTAGGGCTTTGTCAATGCTGATACTAAAATCTCAAAAATTAATGAATTGGAAAGCGATTTATAGTATACTATTATTGGGAGTTGTTAATGAAAGTGGAAAATGGAGTAATGGTGCTATTAAAGAAGTTGAAGCATTGGAAGTTCAAGTTATAAGAAATAAACATATTAATAAAGAATTATATAATAAAGTAATTTTTATATACAAAAAATTATAG